The region TGGGCTAGTGTATTGCTCAGTGAAGGATTTGGCTGCCGGGATAGGCGCACAGATTAAAGTCGAACCTGGTGCAGTTAAACTTACTTTAAAAGCAAAAACAGCAACCGTTGACTTAAAGGATAAACAAATAATCACATATGCAGGAACAGTCTACGCACCGATTAAAAGCATAGTACTAAAACTTGGTTTGCAATATAAACGAGAGGATCAATTTGCACCTCAAATTAATCTAGAGTAGGCCTATGCGTTTATCAAATCGAATTCACATGACAAAGTGGGTGGCAATAAATGAATTTTCTAAAGTTTCGCCTTTTATATGGGATAATTATGCTGTCTTTAATCTTTTCTGGCTGTACTTATGCGAAAAAAGAGAAGGTTGCTGAAGGTGTGGTTGGAAAGCAAGTTGCGACAAATGAGATAAATAATGTTCACTCCACTATTACATCACGTGAGTATATTCTAAAGGACAGCTCGAACTCGGTGCTTACACCGGAAAATATCGGCAGTCTTGATAACCGTATTATGGAGTTTGCGCGCAACGAGATATTTGCAAGGCATGGGTATGTATTCAAGCGGAAGGATTTGCAGGACTATTTTGCCGCCAAGCCATGGTATCAGCCAGACGCTACTTATAAGGAGCATCTTAACCCGGCGGAGAAACAGAACGTTGCGTTACTCCATGACTACGAAGCCAAATACGCTGACTATAAGCTTGAACCTGCCCATACAGATGACGTCCATTTACGGAGTTACATAGGCGATTCGAGCTTTAAACAGAAGAAGATGATAGTGGATCTGAACGGAGATGGCCGTGAAGAAGAGATTAAGTTAATCCCTCCTGAAACGGAATTAGGGGCTTTCAAGTTGAAGGTGAAGGACATCACGATGGAGTTGGGCAGTGAGCTGCTTCCTTATCTGGATATTGTCGATTTGAATATTGACGATCCATATTTCGAGATTGCACTTCAAATGGATTCGCAAATGGATTTTCTACGATCAACATCTTTCTATGTCTATGACGGTGAAACCCTCAAGCGGATAGGTGAACTTCCCGGTTTCTCGGCACACAGCTTGATGTTTGATGGCCATGGGCGAGTGGTCAGCGCAAAAGAAAGCAAGGATTTTCAAACCTGGTTCCGTGATTTGGTTTTTCGTCTAAATATCGATCATTCTCTTCAGGAAGAGCACCAGGATTTTTATCCGATGGACCCCCCAACGCTTTTATCGATTAAAAAGGAAATTACTGTGCAGTTTCATATTGATGATACGGACGAAGCCTTTTCGCTGGAACCCGGAGACAAAGTGAAATTTATGGGTGATGATAAACTCGGCCATATCAAGTTTCAGACCAGCACGGGTAAGGAAGTCTGGTACACAATGGGCGATGAGGATGTAGACTATAGTGATTTTTTTGATGGGTTGATTTTATATGATTAGACGGAGGATGACGTTATGGACCTGTTGTAAAAAGTCGGTTTGAACACTTATTTATTCTCACAGGTGGTAGAATTAACGAGTAATCAATCGTTTAAATAAAGAGGAGCTTTAATACAATAATGCGGCAGTCTAGGACTTTTTCAGTTCAAGGCTGTTTTTTTATTGGAGTCCATTTACTGCTTTTTCTCAGGTTATGATAGTTCTATTATTCATAAATCCGTATAGGTCAGCACATCAGTCATTAACTTTTCTCCGAACAGAACATGTTTAAGAAATTCACGAAATCCGCCCCTCATAGGTCTAAAGTTTTACATTCAAAAGGAATTCTATTCCTAAATGGAGAATATTGAACTATGAAAGTATGATTTCGGAGGGATATTATTTGGCAAGAAGAAAAAGCAAAGCTAAACAGGAAGAAGAATTTTTTCAGGGATTAGCTGGTTTAGCAGCAGTGGGGTTGGCATTTGGAGGCTATTATGTAACGAAAACTATCCAAGGTGCTGTAGTCGGAGCAATAATTGGTATTGCTGTAGTAACGGTAATAATGATTATTATTGGACAAAAACGTGCTGAACGTCTGAAAAAGTCAGGGATTGCCGACATTGACAAGATGGAAGGAGTTCAATTCGAGAGATACTTAGGCCATGTATTCCGATCTCAAGGTTATAAGGCCGAAGTAACAAAGGCTGCTGGAGATTATGGGGCGGATCTGATTATCCAGAAGGATAATAAAAAGATTGCTATTCAAGCTAAACGCTACAGTAAAAATGTTGGCATCAAGGCTGTGCAAGAGGCGCAGGCATCTATTGCTCACTATGGAGCGTCAGAAGCCTGGGTTGTATCCAACAGTGATTATACAACGGCTGCTTATGATCTGGCGAAATCCAACAGAGTAAAGCTAATTAACCGTGAGTCACTGATTGAGATGATTCTTGCCATGAATCCGGGAGCAGCACCTTCACCTAGAGCAGTAATTACTGAGGTGCCGGTAGATGAATACACCTGTCCAAAATGTGGGAGCAAGCTTGTTCTGAGAAATAGCTCAAAGGGTCAATTTTACGGCTGTAGCAGCTTTCCAAAATGCCGGCATATCAAAACGATAGAAGTAGTATAGCTTGTAGATAAAAGCAATAACTTTTCGTGAAGGAAGAAATAGTTGTCTAATCGCTCTAAAAATGAGCGTTATTATTAAATTAGAGGTGAAAATCAAATTGTGGTCGAAATAGAAAATTGGGAGGTGTAGTAATGCAGATAATAATTCCGATTGAATCATTAGATACTGAAACTAAGAGAAAGATTTATGAAGTACAAGGTAAACTGAAGAATGAAACAGCAGAATTGTCTGACATTGGAATTATCATGAATGTAGTTCAGAAATATCCTAACGCTTTGAATTCTTATGGGATAACTTTGGTAGCAAGAATTGCAGAAGTTCACTTTAAACATCCAGAATACGTGGATTATGAGTATACTTTGGAGAATTTAAATGCGGCATCTGGACTTGTATGAATTAATGTAATAAGGGGGTATAGAATTCTGCCCGCGCTAGGAAATCAGGCAGAATTCTATATTCTTTATGAATGTTTGTGTCTGTTATTCATAAGTTATTTTTTTTAGTTGTTCCAAGCCCGCAGGCACCCCGTATATAGCCGCAGCTTCTTGTACCGTGAAATTCTTATGTTTAGATTCATACAGCAATTCATCCGGCATCAACAACTCCACAGCAAATTGATTCGCTTCCCGTTCTATCCGATCCACAGAGTAAAGAGTATGTCTTCGGAGAAATGGAGTATTCACATTTAGATGTAAAATGACATGCCCTAATTCATGAGCACATGTAAAACGTTGGTCCTGCTGAGAAGCAGTGTTGTTAATATGTATCATCTGTAATCGACGACTCGAATTATAGTATCCTAACATGTCACCCAACAATTCAAAAAGAACCAGGATGTTTTTCTGGGATGCAATTTCAAAGGGGTCATTGGTTCTGTGTTTCTTGATCAGTTGGGTTACAGTAGTTTTGATCATGCTGTATCCCTTTCCTAACTAATCTCTGTATTTATTTGGAGTAAACTTTTGCTTGGAAAGTTCTCTGGCTAATCGCAAAGAATTTTCCAGCGAAATCGCAAATAACCGCTTCGTTTCCTCATCCATGGGTTCTCCATTAAAAGCCAGTGCCTCATTGGATTCGAGATCAGCAAGCACACGTTCAAGGTCTTTTCCAATGTCTTTTTCGTCTTTATCTGTGAGTTTGTAGTAGGGATCGATATTGTTAGTTTCTTGTTTCTCTTCTTCAATTTCCTTTTTTCTACTTGGTGTTTTATCGTCAGTCTCACCTAACAGATAGTCGGTAGATACATTAAAGAAATTTGCCAATAAGATAAGACGATCCCTTCTAGGGATTGAATTTGAAGCTTCTAGTCTTCGGATCGTTGCTGAAGGAATATCTAATTTAATAGCTAATTGATCTTGAGTAAGACTGCGTTCAATTCGGAGTTCTTTTAATCGATCATTAAATATTGACATATTGTTCACCGCCTATTTTTAGCATAGCCTAAAATGTTCGTAAAATAAACGTTCACTTAATGAGCTTTTTTATATTGACACGCTCGTTATACGAACATATAATGTGATTATTAAAGTTCGTAAAACGAGCAAATGAAAGGTGGGGGGAAAGTGAAAGAAAAGCGTGAGAATCTTATTACTGCAAGAAAAAAGAAAGGATGGACTCAAGAAGAACTTGCAAAATCGGTAGGGATATCAAGGGCTTACTTAGCTAATATTGAAAGAGGAGAGCATGATCCCTCTCTGAAGGTTGCACAGCTAATATCATACCAATTAGAGTTAAGTGTGGATCTTATTTTTTTTCAAAGTGTTGCTCGTTAAAAGAACTATTTTTTTGGTACACCTTTTAAATAAAATTTCTAACTATAATTATGTAATTAATGTTCGAAATACGAACAATTTGATGAGTATTATTCATTTTTTTAAAATAAGTAATGGGAGGTGAAAAATCATGGTTGTCCCTCGATCATCCCGGCATACACATAATGCCAGGGGGGATGCTGGCATGATTGTTGCAACCTACACATTTGGTGAGACAAAGGTTCATATCTGCGATGACCATCTGGTTACAGACCCGGATGAACGGGAGAGAGTGGAGACTGCGATTGCTGATGCCGCTTGGGTATGCCTACAAGACACAGCAGAACTGGAATGAAGCAAACATTATCATTATAGCCTTTGTAGAGTGTTTATATAAGGAACTACTTCATAATTTAGAACTCATTCACTTTTAAATAATCTGATGCAGAGCATGGAATTTACTTGAATGAAGAACAGGAGCAAGTGGCATGGGGAAATTATTAAGCATTGCTCAGCGGCTGGTGAACAAGTCACAAGAGATTGAAGCAATAAAAGAAGAACGTCATTCTTTGTTTTCAGAAATAAAAGCTAATGAAGAACAAATTATTGAAATGCATTACGAAATGGAGTTCAAAAGGCTTGAATGTATGTACTTAAAGCAAGAGCAGATCAAAGTATTAAAAAATCATACAGATGTATATGACATGCAGGTCTACCAACAACAACTGAAACGTCTGGAGTCCATCATAAATCGTTGCATATCTTCTATACTCAAACGCCTTTTTGAGGGAGGGTATGGTCAGGAATTAAAAAAGCGTGGACTTATCAAAGAGTTCATAGAAGTAAGTCCACCTCTGGCTCATCAAGGGTGTGTGATTCAAGGTGAATTCGTTCACAAAAGTTCTCTAGTACGGAGAGTTCCAGATGAGTGAGTGGGACAAATTGGAGTTTGCCGATGCGCTGTCCGTCAGATTTATGCAGCTTACCGTTTTGGTTAATGCGACAAATGAAGATCCGAGTCGTGAAGAGGCGGAGCAAGAGCTCCACCTTCTACGTACCGTTATTCTGGATCTTCCGAAAGACATTTTGGATTTAGTTAGGCAGCGTATTTCCTTATAGAGTGGGACAAGCCCAGTGTTCATACTGAACGCAATTTTGCACTCAGTTCGTTGTGAGGAAAGGACTTCGGTATTCCTAATTACTCAACGCAAAATTGCGTTAAGCCCAATCATTAGAATGGGGATGTAGATGTGCGCGCTTTAGTTAACGATAAGCCATTAGTTAAAAGTATGGTTGGGGAACGGATTTGGGCCTTGAAGCCAGTGGATTCAGTGGCGTTCGATCAGGAGCTTGAAGCGTATTTTGAAAGAGGTTATCCAGGATTCAGGGTTATATCGTATGAATACCCTTATATATTCTTAAGTGATGAAAGGGAAGCAAATAAAGCGAAATAGATGAAGATTGTTAACCAAAGGAGGACGGTAATTTTGCAAGAGTGGAGCAACAATGCATGCCTTGGTTATGTCCGTGCAGCTTTGTTACGCAAAGGCTGGGCTGAGGATCAGATTAGAGAAGTCGTTCGTGCCGTATATTTTGAATTTGATTTCAAGACCATTGAGGAAGCGGCCAAGCTGTATGAAAGATCATTTGATTAACAGGCATATAAGGAGATGTGGCAAGGGGATCTCTTGTACATGAAATATGAAAATCAGATAACAACGGAAGGAGTAAATAAAAGTGGGGAATACAAACTTATTGCCGGTGATCACGGGCAGGGCTGCTGCAGAATACCTGCAGGATTGGCTGTACATCTCTGCAATAGTGAAGGTTGTGTCTGACGACCGAAAGCATCTCTATTTCAGAGGCAAAGATCAGATTGGAAGACGGATGGAATATCGCGTGGAGACGGTGGCTGAAGACGATTATCACAATATTTATGAACGACCATCAAATTCCCAGCAACCGGAAGAATGGGAATGGGCTGATGCGATCTCAGTGAAGAGGCAGGGCTGATGGAGCTGACCCATGCATTATGGCTGCGCTTATAGCTTCATATGATGATTGACCGCCTGATGATGGCTGGGGGGATACCAGCCGAAACCTACCGGTCAGTGCCGGGAAGGTCGCGGAATCCGCCGTAGTGGGAGGAATACTCCATCCCCTATGAATGAAGGTATTTAACTCATCAGAACTACATAACGAAGGGTGGATGTTAATGACAAACGGACTTACAGTTCAATGGCTTGATGCAAACCAGGAGGAGAACGGCCATTTTGTCTACGTGGAGAATGGACAAGCCATGACAGACAGCCGGAGCATTGCGGACAAGTTCGGCAAACGTCATGCGGATATTCTGAGAAGCATTAAGACACTCGAATGCAGTCCCGAATTTACTGAACGCAATTTTGCGCTTAGTGAATATTCGGATAGGTCGGGCCGCAAGAATCCCTACTACAAGGTAACCCGGGACGGCTTTGTATTCCTGATTACGGGCTTTACCGGCCGTGAAGCGGCGAGATTCAAGGAAGATTATATTGCGGCCTTCAATCAAATGGAGAGCCAACTACAACAACAAGACAGGCTTGATTCGGGACCACCCAATCCTTTGCTCATTAGCGAAGCGGCGTTTACTCAAATGAAGGAACGCGTACAGGAAGTAGAGCAGCGGCTGGACGATGTTGTCAAGGAAGTCACACTCAAGACTGTGGAGCAGAAGAAGCTGCATGCGGCTATAGGCTGCAGAGTAATCTTGTTTGCGAATCAAGCAAGTCAGAAGCCGCGATTTTACCGGCAATTGTACCGGGCTATCTATGCCGAATTTCAGGTTACTAGCTACAGAGATATCCGCAAAGAAGACTTGGGGAAGGCACTGCAATATGTAGAAGGCTGGAGACCACTAACTTAACGCGGTTCTGCGCTCAGTTGTTATTCACTCCACCTAATGAGCGATTCTCTGCGTTCAGTGGACTGAACGCAATCTGTCATTAAGCGAATCTAATCCATTTTGGGTTAAACGCAGTATTGCGTTCAGTAATTACAGGACAGTGAACGCATTCCTGCGCTGAGCTAGGCAGAGGGGCTGAACGCAATTTTACGCTCAGTGCTGGGGCATAAGAGGGAGGTGAGGAATTCATGCAGGAAGAGATGACGTTACCCTTACTCGCAACCATCTGGTTTGAACGTAATCCGCTACAGCATCATGTGCTAGTCAAGAACATTAGAAGGAGTGAACAACAAAAAAGGTACATAAGCACCGCAAATGCTTACGTACCTAGTCTAACATGCTCAATTATCATCTCATAAAATATTCAGCAATGCAATTTCTTCACTTAGCGCAATTTTGCGTTCAGTGGACCGGAGTAACAAGGGGGCCATGCAATGAAGCATATCGAACAAATGGATCTGTTTGATCTCATCGATGTTCAGGTTGAGCATCCGCCAGAGGTCTTGAACGGAATGTACTACGAGCAGGCCACCGGCTTATTTGTGTCGTTCGTATGCGGACGCAGACATTATGAGATCCCCGCCAAGGGCTGCGGTCTGAACCGGGAATGGCAGGAGAGAACGAAGCGACTCCGGGCGATCTAGGCCCGACAGAATACAGGAGGCGATGCCGTGGATTCCAGTGTTAATCCTCAGCCAACGGATGCTCACATCAGAATATCGCATGAAATACACCGAGAGCTGATCCGGCGGAAGTTTTCTCAGCGCCAGCGTGATGTCATAGATTTTATCCTGACGCTGAGCTGGGGGTGCGGGAAGCCATCGGCGATCATTCCGGAATTGAAGGATTTTGCGGAGACAGGGATAGGTAAAAATCATATCCGTGGTGTCTTAAACGAGCTTCTTCAAGGGAATGTCATTCTTTGGGATAAGGAGATGAATACGTTTCAGCTGAATAAGTATTACGATCTCTGGAGCATAGAGACTGTAGTCAGCGCAAATCCCAAACGGTTCAAGGAGCTAATCAATCTCAATCTGGCGAGGCCATCACCTAATTTACTGAAGTCTACCGTTCCCGAAAAGGGAACTGAGTTCCCTAAAGGGGAACCGAGTTCCCAAAAAGGGGATCGAGTTCCCAAAAGAGGAACCGAGTTCCCGAAAGAGGAACCGGGTTCCCGAAAAGGGGACCGAGTTCCCGAAAAAGGTACTGAGTTCCTGAAAAGGGAACTAGTCAGTTCCCAAAAAGGGAACCGTCCAGTTCCCAAAAGGGGAACCGTCACACGCAATTATCCTAGTCGTATCATGGGTTCCAGCGTTTCTAAAGCTAGTATTAAAGCTATTAAAAGATTTAAAAGAACTACTACTACAATAACAACAACAATGAGTACTAGTGCTGACACGCTAAGGATGAATCCTGAGCTTTACTCAATCCAGAACATCAAGTTGGACTACAAAAACAACTTCATCGCTGGCGGCAAGCTGACCTCATTTGATGAAAATGACTTAGAAACTCTACACGGTACATACGGAGGGGAATGGTTACATTCTGCGATGAGAGCAGCCTATCGGCTAGGGATAGATAAGCGGAATTTAGCTTATATACAAGGCATACTTCGGGGGTACCGTGAACGAGGCGGTATGGACAAACTGGAATCCAAAATAAGCGTAGTAGCTTCAGCCACACCACCTTCTCCAAGGAGTAATGAACGTTCTCGCAATCAGGGAGGAAGAAGCCGGAAGTCGGAGATTCCCATTCTGACCGATTATGGCGGCGGGGCAATTCCCAGTGCGGATGAGATGGCTGAGTTGATGCGGAAGGCACAAGAGATCAAGGAAACCAAAGCTTTGGAGAAGGTAGAGGTAAGTAACCGGTAACTTAATTTCAAGGCAGCTATCAGAAAGGTTGGGAAGATAATGATCACGGAGAATCACTTGGATAAGAAAAAGAGCAGAGGGGTACGTCCTACACGGCGTCAAAAGCAACTGATCAGTCAGCACCGCCTCACTCCTGCTAATTGGTTGGTATTGAGTGTAACGCCAGTGCAATTACAATTGCAGCACAAGAAGAACGGTACCACACGAGTAATTAACTGCCTGTAGGGCTGAAATGATAGAGAAGCAACTTGGGAGTGTTAGGGTTTCCTAACAGGCACAACCAGGCTTCAAAACAGAACATACGCTCTCAGTATTGCTATGTGAGTGTTCAAAGGAGAATCCATATGAGTCAACTCTCCACTAAGCCGATCCATCCCGGTGCTATGGATATGATTAACAGGGCCATCCGGCCCTTATTATCTCCAAGTAAGGGGTGCAGCATTGACCGTCTGAAAATATGCGTCAATCCACAAGCAGACATTGCAGAATATGAGTCGATCCAAACCTCATTCGGAGCTCTGCGAGTGAGTATAAACCCGTATGTTACGAAAGGTGTGGCTTATGTGGTGGAAGAACCAGGGCGCGGTGAGATCGCTTTTGCCTGGGTAAATCGCTAAGCCTGATCCATCAATGATAAAGAAAAATACGATGTGGAAGGTGACTTTATGAAGGTGAAAATCATTGACCCAGCTCATCCATACTGTGGGCAGGAACTAGAGGGTGGAATTATTTATTTGGATATCTATCATCGTGGAGGTAGGCCGGATCTGTATGCGGTGAAATCTCCGGAAGGAAAAACAGTTGGACTGTTAACCCATCAAATTGACGAAGCGCACTATGAAGCTCAGGAGCTGAATCAGAAGATCGAGCGGTTAGGTGCTAATGTTGGCGATACAGTACTTATTATCCGTTCTGGTAGCGGTGGATGTAACCTGGATTTCGATTGGAAGGCTCCTCATGTCATTACAAAAATTGATAGTTCGGGTCATGTTGAATTTGATAATAATGCAGCGTATGGATTTCGGCCTGATGTTCAAGTCGTTAGCCGAGCTCAAGAAATCTGATGCTTGGAATAGAGCATATCCAAGGGGGAGTGGCAAGTGATTTGCCTCCATTGCGGCAATAGATGCCATGAAGTAGGAGAGAGTGTCTTCCGCTGCAGTGTCTGTAATAAAGACTTTGAACAAAGTTCATGGGATTTCGAGTTGGAAGAAACAGAGAGCTTATCCGGGGGGGAGTGTGGAACATTGAAGAATTTTCAAGTCACGGAGCTTAATATCTCATTGGTGCCGGTGGATTGGTTATTTGCAAGATACCAGAAGTTAAAAAAGTCTGTGAAGATTACCGCTAGCGGACAAAAAGAACTGATGGTCATACGTGAGTACTTGGAGAAAACAGGTAGAACTGCTGTCAGTTCTTGTGATGAAGAAGTGGAGCAGATTGAGATGGATATTCCTGTTGCGATCCGGCAGCAATATGTATCTATCGTGGAGTACCGGCTCAAGCAATACTATCAGGCAAACAAGCGGAAGCAATGGTTAAACGCAGAACTTCAGACCGTTAGGCCCAAGGAGCCTAAAGTTACTGCCGGTATGGAGCTTACGGGTGTGAGCGGACGATCAGGTATCCCGCACTCTTCAACGGAGCAAGCCGTCATGAGTATGTTTGATAAAGCTGAACGGCTTCAAGACGAAATCTGGGAGGTGGAGGACCAGTTATACCCGATGGAGAAAGCCTTGCGTTGCCTAGATCCTGATCAGCTGAAGCTGGTTGAAGCAAAGTATTTTTGCCGGGAAGAAGAATTAGACGAGTACCTTATGAACAGTTTTAACTGGTACCGTGCGAAGTACTATCAGGTGAAGAAGACGGCGCTTATTTTATTGGCGCAGTCCCTGCGGATCATTTAGATACCGTTCGGAGCTTGCATACATCTCAATTCAAGGACAGAAAGGAAGAATTTTATGGAATCTGATGATCCCTTCTTTAATGAAGCTCAGATGCTCAGATTTGTACATGGGGACATCTATCTTCAGTTTATGTATGATCACATGTTGGGGAAAGGGCATAATTCTGAAACAGCGTTAGAAGTCTTGTTTAACGCTAATGTGTTGGGTGACTCAGGGATGACTATTGCGTACGAATCATTTGCAGAAGAAGGAGATCAAAAATAATGCCATTGGAATACAAACGCCGCCAATACACTGGTGACTTGTTTGAAGGAGAAATTCAGGGTCTCTATGTACAAGCAAAGATATTCTCAGAGCCATCCTCTTATGGAATATCTTAGGGCCGAATCTGCAAGTTGACCGTGTATCCGAATCGACAAAAAGATTTTCGGTATTGTCTCGCAAACTATGATCGGGGCTGGGATGGGAAACCTCCAGAAGATAGCAAGATTCGTACAGTGATTGAAATGGCAGTTCGGCAATTTGATCATAAAGCTGTCGATTGGGAGGCTGAGGCTTCGCGTTGAATTGCGAAAAAATCAATGGGCAAGGGGGTGGGAGTTTATGCAACTTGGTTTGTTTGAACAAATGATATTGTGTCGTGCCTTAAGTGATGCCGGTTATGAAGAAGTTCATTATGCACATTCGAATGATAGATGCCATGTGTTTCAAACGGATGTGGGATTGGTCCCAGTTGATAGAGAGGCCGGGAAATTCGATTCTAAGGATTATAGACAGATGTTTCAAAAGTAAATTAGCAAATGGAAATCTGCGAGGAGGGGAAATTCAAATGAGAACATATGACATCTATTCAAACGGTGTACGTATTGGTGCGGTCATGGCAAAAAGCAATAAAGAAGCTATAAATAATGGGTGTAGCAAGTATCAGCTCAAACCAAAGAAAGATAATGTAACTGCAAAGTTACAATAAGCTGCAGGTCCGTTGGGTATTTACGTATAAGAAGGGTAGGGAACCCAATGTATGATAAAGGGAAAATGTTAGAAAAGTTAAAAGGGTTAAAGGCTCTGGCAGAGCGTGGAGTTGCTGGAGAAAAGGAATCCGCGCAGAAGATGCTCGAAAAGCTCATGGAGAAATACGGAATCAAGGAAAATGACATTGCTGCCGAAACCGTAGAAATGGCATGGTTCAGGTACCATGACGATTCTGAATTTCGTCTACTGAATCAAATACTTTACATGGTGTTGGGGGATTGTGATTATTACAACAAGTTAGGGGCTTCAAAGAGGAAGCACAAAGTATTAGGGGTTTATTGTACGGCGGCAAAGCATTTAGAGATAAAACTGAATTTTGAATTCTATAAGAGGGCTATGCAGGAAGAATTAAAGCTATTCTATAGCGCATTCATGAATAAAAACAAGTTGTTCCCCTCAGATGAAAAGCCCAAAGCAAAGTCTACTGGTAAGGATCTGTCGCGAGAAGAAGAACTGAGGTTTTCTTTCATGATGGAGGGTATGGAACGACGCACTATGACAAAAATGATTGAGCGTGACTGATGAATACAGGAGGCTACTCATGGAGTGTACGATCTGCCGGACATCTCACCTGGTTGAGTTAAGAACTGTTTATGATGATAAAGAACCTGTTTGTTTGGCTTGTTGGCTGGAATTTTATGCTTCTGATGATGATAAAGAGTTTCTGAAAGATTTAGAGTAAGACGCTGAAAGAGACCATAAACGCTAAACATATAATAGCCGAAGGGCTTGAACTATGGAGGGAATTAACGATGAAGAGCACATATGCCTGTTCTTTTAAAGGATATGCAATTCACCAAGTTTTACGTGCGGATAATTCAAGGTACTACATCATTATCAGTAAATTATTCGAGGGTAAGGTTTATGCTACTATAACTGACTGTGAGTATGCCATACTGTCCGCCTGACGATGGCTCCAGGATAGGAGCCGAAACAGTTCCGCAGAGAATGCGTGGCTGTCGCGGAGATCCGCAATACATTGAAGGGGAATTGAAGTATAGCGACAATCAATAATCTGAATGAGGTGGGTTGCACGGAGCAATTTAAATTAGGCGGATGCCTTTGGCCGAAGTATTTAGTCTGAGTGTATTGGATAACTGGCGCATGTGACGTAACAGAGGAGCAAAATAAGGCGTGAACAAGTAGGTAGAAATCTCCAAAAAATGTTGTGAAGCAAGAAAGGATGGCAACCTATCTTTGATATTGGTTACTGATTTATCACGTAGAGCAATTCACAATACTACTAAACAAGATGCATATCATTTCTTTGCACCAGAAGTTTAATCGTACTCAAAATAGTATCTTTGCTTCAGCTTAAATTGTTTGGTGGATTCATTTTTGTCAAAAGGGCCATAGCCATAATCTTCGTTTAATTCTTTTAGAAGCTGTGCATTAACTTCTGCTATATATGCTACTGAGGAAATATACACTATTTCAGTTCCGTTATATTCGAATGTAATCTCTCTATCATGTGCGTTCGTAAAAAGGCCGGTAAATACTAAGGTGTAGGGACGTTTTTTTGAAAACTTTACTGACAGCAGG is a window of Paenibacillus sp. FSL H3-0469 DNA encoding:
- a CDS encoding helix-turn-helix transcriptional regulator gives rise to the protein MKEKRENLITARKKKGWTQEELAKSVGISRAYLANIERGEHDPSLKVAQLISYQLELSVDLIFFQSVAR
- a CDS encoding ImmA/IrrE family metallo-endopeptidase, which produces MIKTTVTQLIKKHRTNDPFEIASQKNILVLFELLGDMLGYYNSSRRLQMIHINNTASQQDQRFTCAHELGHVILHLNVNTPFLRRHTLYSVDRIEREANQFAVELLMPDELLYESKHKNFTVQEAAAIYGVPAGLEQLKKITYE
- a CDS encoding restriction endonuclease, which gives rise to MARRKSKAKQEEEFFQGLAGLAAVGLAFGGYYVTKTIQGAVVGAIIGIAVVTVIMIIIGQKRAERLKKSGIADIDKMEGVQFERYLGHVFRSQGYKAEVTKAAGDYGADLIIQKDNKKIAIQAKRYSKNVGIKAVQEAQASIAHYGASEAWVVSNSDYTTAAYDLAKSNRVKLINRESLIEMILAMNPGAAPSPRAVITEVPVDEYTCPKCGSKLVLRNSSKGQFYGCSSFPKCRHIKTIEVV
- a CDS encoding helix-turn-helix transcriptional regulator translates to MFNDRLKELRIERSLTQDQLAIKLDIPSATIRRLEASNSIPRRDRLILLANFFNVSTDYLLGETDDKTPSRKKEIEEEKQETNNIDPYYKLTDKDEKDIGKDLERVLADLESNEALAFNGEPMDEETKRLFAISLENSLRLARELSKQKFTPNKYRD
- a CDS encoding replication protein, with translation MDSSVNPQPTDAHIRISHEIHRELIRRKFSQRQRDVIDFILTLSWGCGKPSAIIPELKDFAETGIGKNHIRGVLNELLQGNVILWDKEMNTFQLNKYYDLWSIETVVSANPKRFKELINLNLARPSPNLLKSTVPEKGTEFPKGEPSSQKGDRVPKRGTEFPKEEPGSRKGDRVPEKGTEFLKRELVSSQKGNRPVPKRGTVTRNYPSRIMGSSVSKASIKAIKRFKRTTTTITTTMSTSADTLRMNPELYSIQNIKLDYKNNFIAGGKLTSFDENDLETLHGTYGGEWLHSAMRAAYRLGIDKRNLAYIQGILRGYRERGGMDKLESKISVVASATPPSPRSNERSRNQGGRSRKSEIPILTDYGGGAIPSADEMAELMRKAQEIKETKALEKVEVSNR
- a CDS encoding YARHG domain-containing protein gives rise to the protein MNFLKFRLLYGIIMLSLIFSGCTYAKKEKVAEGVVGKQVATNEINNVHSTITSREYILKDSSNSVLTPENIGSLDNRIMEFARNEIFARHGYVFKRKDLQDYFAAKPWYQPDATYKEHLNPAEKQNVALLHDYEAKYADYKLEPAHTDDVHLRSYIGDSSFKQKKMIVDLNGDGREEEIKLIPPETELGAFKLKVKDITMELGSELLPYLDIVDLNIDDPYFEIALQMDSQMDFLRSTSFYVYDGETLKRIGELPGFSAHSLMFDGHGRVVSAKESKDFQTWFRDLVFRLNIDHSLQEEHQDFYPMDPPTLLSIKKEITVQFHIDDTDEAFSLEPGDKVKFMGDDKLGHIKFQTSTGKEVWYTMGDEDVDYSDFFDGLILYD
- a CDS encoding DUF2786 domain-containing protein, giving the protein MYDKGKMLEKLKGLKALAERGVAGEKESAQKMLEKLMEKYGIKENDIAAETVEMAWFRYHDDSEFRLLNQILYMVLGDCDYYNKLGASKRKHKVLGVYCTAAKHLEIKLNFEFYKRAMQEELKLFYSAFMNKNKLFPSDEKPKAKSTGKDLSREEELRFSFMMEGMERRTMTKMIERD
- a CDS encoding Rha family transcriptional regulator, which produces MTNGLTVQWLDANQEENGHFVYVENGQAMTDSRSIADKFGKRHADILRSIKTLECSPEFTERNFALSEYSDRSGRKNPYYKVTRDGFVFLITGFTGREAARFKEDYIAAFNQMESQLQQQDRLDSGPPNPLLISEAAFTQMKERVQEVEQRLDDVVKEVTLKTVEQKKLHAAIGCRVILFANQASQKPRFYRQLYRAIYAEFQVTSYRDIRKEDLGKALQYVEGWRPLT